In Longimicrobiaceae bacterium, the sequence CTCCTCCGCGCCCAGCACCGAATCCCACAGTCGATTCAGGAAGCCGTGCGGCCCGGTGATGCCCGCCTCGCGGAAGTCCCCTCCCTCCTGGTAGGGGCCCAGGAACATCAGGTAGGTCCGGAAGGTGTCTGCCCCGAACCTTTCGATGTACTCGTCGGGGACCACGACGTTCCCGCGCGACTTCGACATCTTAGCCCCGTCCTTGATGATCAGGCCGTGGGCGCGGAAGCGCTGGAACGGCTCCTCGAAGTCGATCAGACCGAGGTCCTTCAGCGCCATGGTGACGAAGCGCGCGTAGAGCAGGTGCAGCACGGCGTGCTCGTTCCCTCCGATGTAGCTGTGCACCGGCAGCCACATCCGGGTGAGCTCCGGGTCGAATGGCAGCGCGTCGTTGCTCGCGGACGGGTAGCGCAGGAAGTACCAGGCCGAATCCAGGAACGTGTCCGAGACGTCGGTCTCCCGTCGCGCTTTACCCCCACACGAGGGGCACTCCGTTAGATACCACTCACTGTGGCGCGCGAGCGGCGAGATCCCGGACGCGTCGGGCCGGTAATCCTCGACATAGGGGAGCTGCACCGGCAGCTCGTCTTCCGGTACCGGTACGATGCCGCAGGCGTCGCAGTAGAGGATGGGGATCGGCGGCCCCCAGTACCGCTGACGTGAGATGCACCAGTCGTGGAGCCGGTAATTCACCTGCGGTTCGGCCAGCCCCTGACGACCCAGCTCCTCCACGATCGCCCGGGCCCCGTCCTTCCAATCCAGGCCATCGAAGCGACCGGAGTTCACCAGCGTGCCCGGCCCGACGTACGCTTCCTCGAGCGGCGTATCCGCCGTCTCCCCCTCCGCCGCGATCACGCGGCGGATCGGCAGGCCGAACTTGCTTGCGAACTCGAAGTCGCGCTCGTCGTGCCCCGGGACTGCCATGATGGCGCCCGTCCCGTACTCCATCAGCACGTAGTCGGCGATCCAGACCGGGATCTCCTCCCCCGTCGCGGGATTCACCGCCTTGGCGCCGGTGTCTACACCAGTCTTCTCCTTGTCCGTCTTCTTCCGGGTCACCAGATCCATGGAGGCAGCCCGGCTGCGGTACCCCCTCACGGCTTCTTCGCAATCCGGGGTGGTGATCCGGTCGACCAGCGGGTGCTCCGGAGCCAGGACCATGTAGGTGGCGCCGAAGATCGTGTCCGGCCGCGTGGTGAACACCTCGATGACCGGCCGCTCGGGATGGAGCTGCGCCGGTTGGTGCCGATCCTCGGCCACCCGGGGTCGCGCCAGGGGGAAGCGGATTCGCGCCCCCTCGCTGCGACCGATCCAGTTCTCCTGCGCCTTACGGGTGGTCTCCGACCAGTCGATCCAGGACAGGTTGTCGAGCAGCCGTGGGGCGTACTCGGTGATGCGGAAGAACCACTGCGACAGGTTCCGCATCTCCACCGGGGTGCCGCACCGCTCGCAGGCGCCGCCGATCACCTGCTCGTTAGCCAGCACGGTGTTGCAGGAGGGGCACCAGTTCACCGGCGCCTCCTTCTTCACCGCCAGCCCCGCCTTGAAGAGCTGCAGGAAGAGCCACTGCGTCCAGCGGTAGTACTCCGGGCTGGTCGTGTCGACCGTGTGGTTCCAGTCGTACATGAAGCCGACCCGCTTCAGCTGGCGCGTGAACCGCTCGATGTTCTGCGGGATCAGCTCCATCGGGTGGGTGCCGACCTTGAGGGCAAAGTTCTCCGAGTGGATGCCGAAGGCATCGAAACCGATCGGCTCGAAGACGTCGTACCCGCACAGCCGCTTGTACCGGCCGTAGATGTCCGCGCCCGTGAAGGCGTAGATGTTCCCCACGTGCAGGCCTTCAGCCGACGGGTAGGGGAACATCATCAGGTTGTAGAACGGCCGCCCGTTCCTCCCCCGTTCGCGGAGCTCCTCGTCGGTGTAGCTGTTGACCCCGCGCTCGGCCCAGCGCGCCTGCCACTTCCGCTCGACTTCCGCGGGCGAATAGGTAGCCGTCTCCGGATGATCGGTCATGACGATCCGTTCCAACGTGCTCGGCGCACACCTCCCGTACGGAGGGACGCCGCGGGAGAAAAGCAGATAACCCCGCGCCAGCAACCCTGCTGCGCGGCCTGGAAGCTAATCAGTGACGCAACCCGCGTGAAGAACGGGGCCCGTCGTGCGGGACCCTTTCGAGCGGAGCCCTTTTGATACACCGACGTTGAGGCAGTGGTTCGAACCCGGCGATTGGCTGATCGCTCGAGCCACCGATACGCTCCAGCGGGGGGCACCACCGGCGTTCTGCGCAACGTGGCCGGCGGTTCATGCCGGCGATCTGGAGGGTCTAGGGGTCTCCGCCCTCATTTGCGGGTGGATCCGAACTGTCGCCGGCGAGTCCGTCTGAATTGTCGCTGGCGGGCGAATCCGCACCACCAGTCGCGTATGGATCCGTACCGTCGCTCGCAGACGAATCCGCACTATCGCTGGCGGGCGGATCCATCGACCGTATCAGCCGCTCAACCGCGGCGTAGGGGTCGTCCCGCCGTTCCCGAGCGGAGGCCAGGATGACCTCGAGAGTGCGGCGAAGGTCGCCTCCCATCCGCCGGTAGAGCTCCTCGAAGAGGTCGAGGCGGTGATAATATAGCCGGCGTGAGAGTAGCGTGGCGTTGTTGAGCGGGATGCGCAGGAAGCTCTCGTAGCTGAGCAGAGTCAGGCGCGGGCGTACCTCGGTCCGGAACTTCTCTCGCGCACGCTCGAAGATCTCCTCGCGCCGGGCGAGCTTCTCCGGCGTCCCGATATCCGACCGGTTGTAGAGGGAATCGAGCTCCGTCACCAGCCGGTCCAGGAACTCCCCGTATACGAGCTGGTCCCGCCAGGCCGCGCGCGCCTCAGTACACTCCGGGGCCTCCGTCCCCATCCTCGCGCAGAAGAAAGCCACCGCCCCGCGGCTGCCCACGAATTCTGCCAGGCTCTCGTTGAAGGCGGCCTGACCCGGCACGTACATCGTGTTGTGAGTCAGCTCGTGGATCACGGTCCCGGCAAGGGTCACCGAGTCGTAGCGGAGCAGCGGTGAGACCAGGGGATCGTTGAACCACCCCAGCGTACTGAAAGCGGAGGTCGGACGGAGGTAGGTATCCAACCCCTTCCGTTCCAGGTTGCGAATCGCCTCACGGGCCTTGCGTTCGCTGAAGTACCCCTTGTACGGAACGTGCCCGACGATGGGGAACCACCAGGTGTACGGCTCAAAACGGTCGCGGTAGGCGGCGGAGATGATCAGCGCGAGGGTGTCGGAGTCGAGTCGGGAGAAGGTGGTGTAGCTGTCCCCCGCGTCGAGCCCGAGCGAATCTACCGCGAATTGACGCGCCGCGAGCACCAGGCGGAGCTTCTCGCGCGTTTCGGGGGGTGTGGTGGTGTCGCGGACCAGCTTCGCGATCGACTGTCGGCGGCTGAGGATCTTCGCCTCCTCGTACCCCGCGCGCAGCACGTAGAACGGCGAGCAGCCGGCGAAGGTGCATAACCCCACCAGCAGTAGCGCCGTGCTATACCGCCAGAGGGCTCGGCGGAACGGCGTTCCCGCGGTCGCGAACGGCCCGCCAGAACCCGCTGTCCTCGCTTCAGATTTCATCCCCCCATGCCGATCCTGACAGGGTGCATAGAAGTTTGGTCCTGCCCGATCATTCTCGCTGTAATCGACCCATGGCGCGAAAATATCAGAACGCCACTCCCAGCGGCCATACCATCCTGGTGATCGATGACAGCCCGGACATCGTGCAATCGTGCCGGTCGCTGCTCGAGGCCGAGGGCCACCGCGTTCTCACCGCCACGGACGGGCCATCGGGAATCGCCCTGGCGGAGCGCGAGCATCCCCACCTCATCCTCGTCGACTTCTTCATGCCGGGAATGACCGGGGAGGAAGTGGTACGTGCGATCCGCTCCCGCGACCGCCTCGTCCAGATCATCCTGCAGACGGGGTACTCCGGAGAGAAGCCGGCGCGCATGATGCTCCGCCAGCTGGATATCCAGGGATATCACGACAAGGGCGCGGGGGCGGAGCAGCTTCTGCTCTGGGTGGATTCCGCGCTCAAAGCCTATCGTAGCGCTCTTTCTACGGAGAAGCACCGGCTGGGGCTCCAGTACATCCTGGACATCACCCCGGACCTCCATCGCCTGCAGCCGGTCGACGAGCTCCTGCAGGGGCTTCTCTGGCAGGTGGAAGGGCTGGTGGGCGCCGAAAACTGCTTCCTCGCCACCTACTCCTCCCCGGAGCTGGCCAGGGTCGCGGCTACGGCCGCCAAGACGGAGTCGCTCGAGGGCTTCGTGGCGCTCGCCGATCGGGATGAGCAGCGGACGCAGATGGAGATTCGGGTGGGCACCGGCCGCTTTCGGCCGGGAATCTCGACCGAGTCGCTGCCGGAGCCGGAACGCAGGCTCGTGCGAGAGGCGATGGAGACGGGACGGATCAGCTTCAGCGGTGGCGTGAGCGTGCTCCCGCTGCGCCTCGGCTCCCAGATGCTGGGGGCGATCTTCATCGACCGCCGCCCGGACTACGAGCGGGATCGCGAGCTGCTGGAGATCTTCGCCACCCAGGCCGCCTCTGCGCTGCAGAGTGCCTTGCTGTACGGCGAGAACACGATGCTGTACGACCTGGCGACCAAGGACCCCACCTCGGGCGTCTTCCTGCGGGGGTACGCGATGCAGCAGTTCCAGCAGCAGCTCAAGCGGAGCTACCGCAACAGCCTGCCGCTGTCGGTCCTGATGATGGACCTGGACAAGTTCAAGCCCATCAACGACACGTACGGCCACCTCGCGGGTGACCGGGCCCTGCACGTCGTGGGGCAGCTATTGAGCCGCTCCGTCCGGGAAACCGACTGCGTGGCCCGCTATGGCGGCGACGAGTTCATCGCCATCCTGCCCGACACGCCAGCCGAGGGCGCCGAAATCGTCGCGCGGCGGGTCATGGCCGCGGTCAACGGCGCGCTGGTGCGGACGGAGCGCGGGACCTTTACGGTGCACATGAGCGTGGGCGCCGCCACCCTGCTGCCGATGAACGACGGGCCCAGGTACAATCTGCTGCAGCCCGACGTGCTCGACCGGGTCTCGGGCGAGCTGATCGCCCGAGCGGACGCGGCGCTGTACGTGAGGAAGGGGACCGGAGAGCTCGCCGAAGTGGCCCAGATCACCTGGGACGAGGCGGTGCTGGACTGCGCGGCCTGAGCCGCGAAGTGTAAAGACCCCGGGCCCGCCGCAACGCCCGGACGCGGCGCAGACCCCGCCGCACCCCAAGCCGGCCGCAGACAGCCGACGCAGACCGCAGCGAGCTATTCGGGCAAGCCCTCCAGCTCGGCCGTCGCCTCGGTCTGCCGGCGAGCCACCTCCCGCATGAACTCCAGCAACAACTCTAGCTCGCTGTCGTCGTAGCGGGCGTACAGCCCCTCGAGGCGCCGAGCCAGCCCTTCGAAGTAGGCGCCGATAAAGGATCGCGCCGCGGCTTCGTCCAGACGGACCACCACCCGTCTCCCGTCTTCAGGATCCCGCTCCCGCCGCAGCCACCCGCCTCGCTCCAGCCGGTCCAGGATCCCGGTGACCGACGGCCGGGCGAGCCCCGACCGCTCCGCCAGCTCCCCCGCGGTCTGCGGACCGTAACGCTCCAGCAGGCCCAAGGTCTTCCAGTCACTCGGACCCAGACCGAGCTTCGCTGCCATCGCCGTGTGAAACATCACGGCCGCATCGCTCATCGCCCTGCCGGCAGCCGATAGCTCTTTCAGCAGCTCCTCGCGTCGAGACTTCTCGCGAGGCGCCGTTTCGCGACGCGACTTCGGTCGTTCCCCTCTTGACAACTCACCCTCCCGTTAATTAGTTAGTTCGCTCGAACGAAATAAGGTACGAAGCCGTACTCGCAGTCAAGGAGGTTCCCATGCGAGCGATCGTGATTGGAGGCGGCATAGGCGGGCCGGTGGCGGCGGCGGCCCTGCGGCAGGCGGGGCTCGAGGCGGAGGTCTTTGAAGCGGCGGAGGGACCCGCGGAGACGGAGGGGCTCTTCCTCACCATCGCCGTGAACGGCCTGCGCGTGCTGCGGCAACTGGATCTTCTCGATCCCCTGCTGCGGGCGGATTTGATTCCCACGCCCACCCTCGAGTTCATCAGCTCGAACGGGAAGCGCCTGGGAGCAGTCTCTGCCGGGTGGCTCGACGGTGAAGTGCCGAGCCCCACGCTGATGCGCGGCACCCTTCAGAAGGTACTCGCCGACCAGGCGACCGGCCGCGGAATCGAGATCCACTACGGCCGCAGGCTGGTGGATTACCGCGAGAAGCCGGATGGAGTGGTCGCACGCTTCGCCGACGGTAGCGTAGTGGAGGGCGATCTCCTGGTCGGCGCTGACGGGATTCGCAGCCGAGTGCGGGCAGTCATGGATCCCTCTGCGCCCGCTCCGAGCTACACCGGGCTGCTGAACCTGGGAGGCATCGTGCGGAGCTCGGGTCTCGCACCCACGCCGCACACGATGCGGATGATGTGGGGGAGATTCGCCTTCTTCGGCTACACGGTTCGTCCCGACGGCGAGGCCTGGTGGTTCGCCAACGCCAGCCGTGATAGGGAACCCGCCCGCGGCGAGCTGGACGCAATCTCGACGGACGCCTGGAAGGCCCAGCTGCGTGAGCTCTTCGGTAGGGATGCGGCGTTCGTGCTCGAGCTGATCGAGGCGACCCCGCACATCGGGGCCTTCCCCATCCACGACATGCCGAGCCTGTCCACCTGGCACAGCAAGCGGGTCGTGTTGCTGGGAGACGCCGCGCACGCGGTCTCGCCGAGCGCGGGGCAGGGAGCCTCGATGGCGCTGGAGGACGCCCTGATGCTTGCTCACGCCCTGCGCCGCCACGGCAGGATCGACGATGCGCTGGCGGCGTACGAGGCCGCGCGCAGGCCGCGCGCCGAGCGCGTTGTGGCTAGCGGCCGCCGCCGTGGGGCCTACAAGGCGCCGAAGTCCTGGCTTGCCTTGAAGACGCGCGACCTCATCATGCCCGCGGCGCTGCGGCTGTTCGCGCGCGAAGGGGCGATGTCGTGGGTCCACGACTACCGCATCGACTGGGCGGGTCCAGGCGAGTTGGCGCCGGCGGCGGCGTCCAGCACCACCTCCACGCGGTTCCACCCGCGGACCGAATTGACACGGTAGATGGCGGTAGCGCGCTCCAGCTCCTCGGGGCGTAGGATCCTCTCGCGAACGCTGCCCTCCTCCAGCAGCGCGCGACGCATCACCCCGGGGAGCAACCCACAACGAAGCGGCGGAGTCCAGTGCTCGTCCTCGAGCTGGACGACCAGGTTGCCGTTGGCGAACTCGGTGAGCTCACCGCGCTCGTTGACCATCAGCACCTCGTCGAATCCCGGCCGCTCCGAGAGACGACGCTCGTACGGCTCACGCAGGGTCGTCTTGTGGAAGAGGAATACGTCGTCGCTGCGAACCGGCTCGGCCGCGATGCGTGCGAAGAGCGGCTCTGGCTGTGGAGCGAAGGGAGAGCTCTCCACCGACAATGACCCTTCCGACGAGAGGAGCAGCCGCACCCGGCGGGGATCCGGCTGCCCCTCCGTCGCCGCAGCCAGAGCCGCCCGCGCTTCTGCCGGGTCGAAGGGGTAACCGAAGTAGGCGGCGGAGGCGGCCAGGCGGTCCAGGTGCTGCTCCAGCAGACGATACCCGCTCGCCGGATCGTATAGCAGCGTCTCGAGCAGGGAGAATGGGGGGATGCGGTGGGTGGTGAACGCGGCCTTCTGGAGGCACTCCGCGTACTCCGCGGCGGGCGTCGAATCGTAGGTGATGCCGCTCCCCACCCCCATTTCGAGCCGACCGCCCTCGAACATCAGCAGCGTGCGGATCGGCACGTTGAAGACGACCTCCTCCGGCGTCACGAATCCCACCGCGCCCGTGTACACCCCGCGCGGAGTGCCTTCCAACTCTGCGATGATCTCCATGGTCCGCACCTTGGGTGCTCCGGTCACGGAGCCGCTGGGGAACAGCGCCCGGAAGAGGTCGTACAGCGTGAGGTCGGGACGAGTGCGGGCCCGAATCGTCGTGGTGAGCTGGTGAACCGTCGGATAGGATTCGACCTCGAAGAGGCGGGTCACCTGCACCGAGCCGAACTCCGCTACCCGGCCGGCGTCGTTGCGTAGCAGGTCCACGATCATGAGGTTCTCCGCCCGCTCCTTCCCGGAGCGACGGAGCGCTTCCGCCAACCTGCGGTCCTCGGCCGGCCAGCGACCACGCCGGCAGGTGCCCTTCATCGGTCGCAGCTCCAGCTCATCCCCCGACCAGCGGAAGAAGAGCTCCGGCGAGATGGAGAGGACCGAGACGCCGGGGAGCCGCAGCAGGGCGCAATAGGCGGCCCGTTGAGCGTGTCCAAGGGTGGCGTACAGATCGAAATCGGAGCCCCCTTCGGGCGCCGTGCCCTGCAGCTGGAAGGTGAGGTTCACCTGGTAGGTATCGCCCGCCGCGATCCACTCTCGGACGCGCGCGACTCTCCGCGCGTATTCATCGCTCGCCAGGCTCGCCGTCCAGGGTGGTTCTACGGCGGAGAGGGTCGCTGCAGAAGGCGACGGCGGCCTCACCTCGCGGCGCTCACCGAAAAGGCCGAACCAGAGCAGGGGCAGATCGGTCCGCGCGGGCCGCGTCGTGAGCTTTGGATCGATCGCGGAGGCTGCCTCGTAGGTCACGAACCCTCCCGCGTAGGCTCCCCCCGCTACCACGTTCTCCAACGCGCGCAGGGCGGGCTCCACCTCCGTGGACCGCCACGCCTCGATCACCCCCAGGGGTCTCGACAGCTCCCATCCGCGCCCACCTGCATGAAAGGCGTCGAAGCGCGCGTATGGCTCCCTCTGTTGCTGCTTCATCGAAAAACGCTCCGACATCCATGCCACCAGCGAGGGGGGGGAGGAACCAGCTCTCGCCGTTCCGACCTCCGGTAAGTGGCTGATCGGAAGGGTGAAGCGCGCCCTCCCCCGTGCCGATACTGAACACGGTGCGACGCAATTCGCTCGGCCGGAAGGGAAGCTAGCATAGACCGGCTTTCCGCAGTACGCAAACCCTGTCAGCCCGTCGTTCATGACCCCCGCACTGTCCGCTCAGGCGCCCCGCCTTTCGCCCTTGCATGCCATCGAATCCTTCCGGGAGAGAATCGGCGACTGGTCCGACGGCTACGGCGTCGCCGCGGAAGCTACTGCCTTTCTGGCCGACCAGTTGGCCTCCCCGACGGTGCACATCTACCGCATCGAGCCGATCGCCAACGAGCTGGTCCTCCTCGGACGCTCCGGGAACGGGGAGCGTCGAGGCGAAGCCGTCGGGATGCGACGGCGAGCCGGAACCGGTGTGCTCGCGCGCGCCCTCGCGCAGAAGAGCACACAGAAGGTCCTGAACTCGTACGTGGAGGCCGATTTCGTCAGCAGCCTTCCCGGACAGACGCGATCGGAGGTGGCGGTGCCGGTAATCTCCGGGGAGGTGGTGGTGGGTCTCGTCCACCTTGTATACGAGGGCGGTGCACGACCGCAGGGCGAGGATGTCGATCTGGCGGAGATGGTGGCGGTCCAGCTCGTACCGGTGCTGGAAGGGGCCGGCGCCGATGCGGTGCGCGGCCGGGAGGGGATCATTACCTATGCTTCCCGGCTGGCGAGCCTGCTCGCGAGCAGCGAGGACCTTCCCACTGCACTGCAGCTGGTCGCGGAAGGAGTCCTGGAACTGACCTCCGCCGGCGGCGCCCTGCTCCTCTTCCGCCACGGCAGCCGCCAGGCGCTGGAGCTGGCGGCGTCGGCGGGATCGGTACCTTCCCTCCCCGACGGTCTGATCCCGATGGAGGGAACGATCTTCGGCGAGGTGGTGCGCTCCGGCCGCTCCCGCGCCTGGTGCCGCGCGAGCGGTGACGAGGCGCTCTTCGGGGCGGGAGAGGCGGAGGACGAGGTCCAGAATGCGCTGGTCGTGCCGCTGGTCGCCGCGGGCAAGACTTTCGGGGCGCTCGCCGCCATCAATCGACGCGACGGTGGCAGCTATGCTCCCACCGAAGTCGAAAACCTTCACCTGCTGGCGCGCCACGCCGCCCCCATCGAGCCGATGCGGCAGATCGGCCCCCTTCGGCGGATGCTCTCCGACAATTCGTTGATTGCCGAGGTGGGACGGGCGGTCACCGGCACACTCGGTCTGGACGAGGTCCTCGGGCTGGTGGTTCGCGCTGCCGAGATGCTGGTGGGCGCACGCGGAGTGGCGCTGGGTCTGATCACTGAAGACGGTGAGCACCTGAAGCTCGCCGCTACTAGAGGTACCCTGAGCTCCAGCCAGGGCCAGTCGGTTCCGATACAGGGCACGCTCATGGGGTGGAGCGTCGCCACGGCGTCTCCGGCGATCTCCCCCTGCGTCTCCGATGACCCGCGGGGCTTCGTCCACGACATCCGTCACGGGCCAGGCGTGGTGCTGCCGCTCGAGTCCCGAGCGCGCATCTGGGGTGCGCTCATGGTCACCCGCGCCGAGGGCGCTCCGCCCCCTTCGGACGAGGACCTGGACGCGCTAAGAAAGCTGACGGGCTACGCCTCGATCGCGATCGACAACGCCCAGCTCTATCGCGAGCAGACCGACCTCTCCCGCGCGCTGCGGGCGCAGACGGAGGAGCTGAAGCGAGCCTACTCCGAGCTGCGCGAGAGCCAGGAGCGGCTGGTCGTGTCCGAGAAGATGGCGGCGCTCGGTCGCATCACCGCTGGCATCGCCCACGAGATCAATTCGCCGCTGGGCGGCATCCTCAACTGCCTACAGCTCGCAAACTCGTACGCCAGCGAGTACCAGGCGTCCATCGGGGATCCCGAAGTTACCGCCGAGGATCACGCGGCCATCGCGCACGACTTGCTGGAGGCCATCCGCATGGCGGAAGCGGCCACGCGCAAGGTCGCACAGTTCGTGCGCACGATCAAAGGGCAGACCCGCACCGGCGAGGAGACCGTTCACGCCGCCTTCGGCGTGGCCGAAGAGATCGACACAGTGGTGACGCTGCTCGGCCACGAGCTTCGCAATCGCCACGTGCAGGTGCTGACCGAGGTCGAGCCGGACCTTACGCTGGTCGGCGACCGTGGCAAGTTCTCGTTGATTCTCCAGAACCTCATCAGCAACGCGGTCGACGCCTACGAGGGCGAAGCGGGCGACGTGTGGGTGCGAGCCCGTAATGAAGCCGGCTCGGTGGTCCTCGAGATCGATGACAAGGGTTGTGGCATCCCCGAGGCCATTCGGCCGAAGATCTTCGACTATCTGTTCACCACCAAGGACGTGGGCAAAGGGACGGGGCTCGGCCTGTCGATCGTGCACAGCATCGTCACCTCTCACTTCCACGGGGACATCTCGGTGGTCAGTGAACCCGGGGTGGGCACCCGGTTCACCGTGCGCTTTCCTCCCCTCACCCCGGATCAGAAGTAATGGCGCGCAAATACAGCTCGTCTGTCCAGAGCTCGGGTTACACCCTGCTCGTCATCGACGACAGCCCGGACATCCTGGCGTCGACCCGAGCTTTATTGGAGGCTGAGGGGCACCGCGTGATCACCGCGCCGGACGGACCTGCGGGAATCGAGGCCTTCAACCGCGAACCCATTCAGCTCATCCTGGTCGACTACTTCATGCCCGGGATGACGGGCGAGGAGGTGGTGCGGGAGATCAGGAAGCGCGACCAGCTCGTTCAGATCATCCTCCAGACCGGATACTCGGGTGAGAAGCCCGCCCGGGTGATGCTGCGCGAGCTCGATATCCAGGGGTACCACGACAAAGGGGATGGGGCGGAGCGGCTACTGCTCTGGGTGGACTGCGCCCTCAAGACGTATCGCCACGTACTGGCGATGGAGAAGAACCGCAAAGGGCTGCGCTACATCCTGGACCTCACCCCCGAGCTGCACCGCCTGCAGCCGATGGACGACCTCCTCGAGGGGCTCCTGTGGCAGGTCGAGGCGCTGCTCGGCGCCGACAACTCCTTCGTTGCCACGGTCAATCCCGAGGCGTCCACGCCGAGGCTCGCGGGCGGAAGCAGCGAGGGCTTCGTGGCGCTGGTCGACAACACCGACATGCACATCCGCTTCGGCACCGGCCGCTATCACGGCGCCGACAAGACCGCGGCCCTGTCGGACGGTGAGCAGAGGCTGATCCAGGAGGCACTCCAGCGGGGCGCAGCGTGCGTCGAAGATGAGGCCAGCGCCGTACCCCTCATCCTGGGCAGCCGGACCGTCGGCGTCATCTACCTCGATCGCCGCACCGGTCAGGGGCGCGATCGGGAGCTCCTGGAGATCTTCGCCAACCAGGCTGCGGCCGCGGTGCAGAATTCGCTTCTGTACGACATGGCCACGCTGGACTCCCTCACCGGGGCGTACCTGCGCGGCTTCGCCATCCAGCAGCTCCGCCATGCGCTGAAACGTAGCCTCCGACGGGGAGACGAGCTCTCGCTGCTGATGATCGACCTCGACCGGTTCAAGCAGATCAACGACCGGTATGGTCACCCCGCGGGCGACCGGGCTCTTTCCACGGTAGGCCGCTTCCTCTGCGAATGCGTCCGGGAGAGCGATATCGTCGGCCGCTACGGCGGCGACGAGTTCATCGTGATCCTGCCGGATACTACCGCGGCGGGCGCCGCCATGGCGGCCCAGCGCCTGCTGGATCGCGGCGCGGACCTGCGTGTGGAGGTCGAGGGGACTTCGATCCCCATCCATCTGAGCGTCGGCATCGGCACCGTCTCCCTGGCAACCGATGGAGACGAGCCGCTGCTCGGCGACGATACCCTGGTCGAGACGATCGCGGAGGGGCTCATCGCGCACGCGGACCGCGCCCTCTACTCCGCCAAAGGCACCGGCCGCCCCGGCGAGAGCACGCCGATCTCC encodes:
- a CDS encoding aminopeptidase, yielding MKSEARTAGSGGPFATAGTPFRRALWRYSTALLLVGLCTFAGCSPFYVLRAGYEEAKILSRRQSIAKLVRDTTTPPETREKLRLVLAARQFAVDSLGLDAGDSYTTFSRLDSDTLALIISAAYRDRFEPYTWWFPIVGHVPYKGYFSERKAREAIRNLERKGLDTYLRPTSAFSTLGWFNDPLVSPLLRYDSVTLAGTVIHELTHNTMYVPGQAAFNESLAEFVGSRGAVAFFCARMGTEAPECTEARAAWRDQLVYGEFLDRLVTELDSLYNRSDIGTPEKLARREEIFERAREKFRTEVRPRLTLLSYESFLRIPLNNATLLSRRLYYHRLDLFEELYRRMGGDLRRTLEVILASARERRDDPYAAVERLIRSMDPPASDSADSSASDGTDPYATGGADSPASDNSDGLAGDSSDPPANEGGDP
- the pabB gene encoding aminodeoxychorismate synthase component I, which gives rise to MKQQQREPYARFDAFHAGGRGWELSRPLGVIEAWRSTEVEPALRALENVVAGGAYAGGFVTYEAASAIDPKLTTRPARTDLPLLWFGLFGERREVRPPSPSAATLSAVEPPWTASLASDEYARRVARVREWIAAGDTYQVNLTFQLQGTAPEGGSDFDLYATLGHAQRAAYCALLRLPGVSVLSISPELFFRWSGDELELRPMKGTCRRGRWPAEDRRLAEALRRSGKERAENLMIVDLLRNDAGRVAEFGSVQVTRLFEVESYPTVHQLTTTIRARTRPDLTLYDLFRALFPSGSVTGAPKVRTMEIIAELEGTPRGVYTGAVGFVTPEEVVFNVPIRTLLMFEGGRLEMGVGSGITYDSTPAAEYAECLQKAAFTTHRIPPFSLLETLLYDPASGYRLLEQHLDRLAASAAYFGYPFDPAEARAALAAATEGQPDPRRVRLLLSSEGSLSVESSPFAPQPEPLFARIAAEPVRSDDVFLFHKTTLREPYERRLSERPGFDEVLMVNERGELTEFANGNLVVQLEDEHWTPPLRCGLLPGVMRRALLEEGSVRERILRPEELERATAIYRVNSVRGWNRVEVVLDAAAGANSPGPAQSMR
- the leuS gene encoding leucine--tRNA ligase encodes the protein MTDHPETATYSPAEVERKWQARWAERGVNSYTDEELRERGRNGRPFYNLMMFPYPSAEGLHVGNIYAFTGADIYGRYKRLCGYDVFEPIGFDAFGIHSENFALKVGTHPMELIPQNIERFTRQLKRVGFMYDWNHTVDTTSPEYYRWTQWLFLQLFKAGLAVKKEAPVNWCPSCNTVLANEQVIGGACERCGTPVEMRNLSQWFFRITEYAPRLLDNLSWIDWSETTRKAQENWIGRSEGARIRFPLARPRVAEDRHQPAQLHPERPVIEVFTTRPDTIFGATYMVLAPEHPLVDRITTPDCEEAVRGYRSRAASMDLVTRKKTDKEKTGVDTGAKAVNPATGEEIPVWIADYVLMEYGTGAIMAVPGHDERDFEFASKFGLPIRRVIAAEGETADTPLEEAYVGPGTLVNSGRFDGLDWKDGARAIVEELGRQGLAEPQVNYRLHDWCISRQRYWGPPIPILYCDACGIVPVPEDELPVQLPYVEDYRPDASGISPLARHSEWYLTECPSCGGKARRETDVSDTFLDSAWYFLRYPSASNDALPFDPELTRMWLPVHSYIGGNEHAVLHLLYARFVTMALKDLGLIDFEEPFQRFRAHGLIIKDGAKMSKSRGNVVVPDEYIERFGADTFRTYLMFLGPYQEGGDFREAGITGPHGFLNRLWDSVLGAEE
- a CDS encoding diguanylate cyclase; translation: MARKYQNATPSGHTILVIDDSPDIVQSCRSLLEAEGHRVLTATDGPSGIALAEREHPHLILVDFFMPGMTGEEVVRAIRSRDRLVQIILQTGYSGEKPARMMLRQLDIQGYHDKGAGAEQLLLWVDSALKAYRSALSTEKHRLGLQYILDITPDLHRLQPVDELLQGLLWQVEGLVGAENCFLATYSSPELARVAATAAKTESLEGFVALADRDEQRTQMEIRVGTGRFRPGISTESLPEPERRLVREAMETGRISFSGGVSVLPLRLGSQMLGAIFIDRRPDYERDRELLEIFATQAASALQSALLYGENTMLYDLATKDPTSGVFLRGYAMQQFQQQLKRSYRNSLPLSVLMMDLDKFKPINDTYGHLAGDRALHVVGQLLSRSVRETDCVARYGGDEFIAILPDTPAEGAEIVARRVMAAVNGALVRTERGTFTVHMSVGAATLLPMNDGPRYNLLQPDVLDRVSGELIARADAALYVRKGTGELAEVAQITWDEAVLDCAA
- a CDS encoding FAD-dependent monooxygenase — encoded protein: MRAIVIGGGIGGPVAAAALRQAGLEAEVFEAAEGPAETEGLFLTIAVNGLRVLRQLDLLDPLLRADLIPTPTLEFISSNGKRLGAVSAGWLDGEVPSPTLMRGTLQKVLADQATGRGIEIHYGRRLVDYREKPDGVVARFADGSVVEGDLLVGADGIRSRVRAVMDPSAPAPSYTGLLNLGGIVRSSGLAPTPHTMRMMWGRFAFFGYTVRPDGEAWWFANASRDREPARGELDAISTDAWKAQLRELFGRDAAFVLELIEATPHIGAFPIHDMPSLSTWHSKRVVLLGDAAHAVSPSAGQGASMALEDALMLAHALRRHGRIDDALAAYEAARRPRAERVVASGRRRGAYKAPKSWLALKTRDLIMPAALRLFAREGAMSWVHDYRIDWAGPGELAPAAASSTTSTRFHPRTELTR
- a CDS encoding MarR family transcriptional regulator, which encodes MSDAAVMFHTAMAAKLGLGPSDWKTLGLLERYGPQTAGELAERSGLARPSVTGILDRLERGGWLRRERDPEDGRRVVVRLDEAAARSFIGAYFEGLARRLEGLYARYDDSELELLLEFMREVARRQTEATAELEGLPE